In Nostoc sp. CENA543, a single genomic region encodes these proteins:
- the arsB gene encoding ACR3 family arsenite efflux transporter: MKPKSNLSFFERYLTLWVFLCIFAGITLGRLFPEVAVKLDAISIYQVSIPIAVCLFFMMYPIMVKIDFSQAVNALRTPKPVILTLVVNWLIKPFTMVVFAQFFLGWLFRPLIAGTELIRGSEVAIANSYIAGTILLGIAPCTAMVLMWGYLSYGNQGHTLVMVAVNSLAMLFLYAPLGRWLLAANDLTVPWQTIVLSVLIYVGLPLIAGIYSRYWIFQYKGREWFEGQFLKYLSPVAITALLITLILLFAFKGELIVNNPFHILLIAVPLFIQTNFIFLISYVAALKLNFSYEDAAPAALIGASNHFEVAIATAVMLFGLNSGAALATVVGVLIEVPVMLMLVEFCKRTAPWFPREPEKASLPDPRCINSLH; encoded by the coding sequence ATGAAACCCAAGAGTAATCTCAGCTTTTTTGAACGATATCTTACCCTGTGGGTGTTTCTGTGCATTTTTGCCGGCATCACCCTGGGTAGATTATTTCCAGAGGTAGCGGTAAAACTTGATGCTATTAGTATTTATCAAGTATCAATACCTATTGCGGTATGTCTGTTTTTCATGATGTACCCCATCATGGTGAAGATTGATTTTAGCCAGGCTGTCAATGCACTTCGTACTCCCAAGCCTGTCATTCTTACCTTGGTGGTGAATTGGTTGATTAAACCATTCACGATGGTAGTTTTTGCTCAATTCTTTCTCGGTTGGTTATTTCGTCCGTTAATTGCTGGTACAGAATTGATTCGTGGTAGTGAAGTAGCGATCGCAAATTCTTACATCGCTGGCACAATCTTACTAGGAATTGCACCCTGTACAGCAATGGTGTTGATGTGGGGTTATCTGTCCTACGGCAATCAAGGACACACTTTGGTGATGGTGGCAGTTAACTCTCTAGCCATGCTATTTTTATACGCACCGTTAGGCAGATGGTTGCTAGCAGCAAATGATCTAACTGTACCGTGGCAAACCATAGTTTTATCAGTGTTAATTTATGTAGGTTTGCCTTTAATTGCTGGGATTTACAGCCGTTACTGGATATTCCAATATAAAGGCAGAGAATGGTTTGAAGGGCAATTTTTGAAGTATCTTAGTCCCGTTGCTATTACAGCTTTGCTAATTACTTTAATCTTGCTATTTGCATTTAAAGGTGAATTAATTGTCAACAATCCCTTTCATATTTTATTAATTGCTGTGCCACTATTTATTCAAACTAATTTTATTTTCTTAATTAGTTATGTGGCAGCATTAAAACTCAATTTTTCTTATGAAGACGCTGCACCTGCCGCCTTAATTGGAGCTAGCAACCACTTTGAAGTTGCCATTGCTACAGCCGTTATGCTGTTTGGCTTAAATTCTGGTGCAGCACTCGCCACTGTGGTAGGCGTATTAATCGAAGTCCCAGTTATGTTAATGCTGGTGGAATTTTGTAAGCGCACAGCACCCTGGTTTCCACGAGAGCCAGAAAAGGCAAGTTTACCAGATCCACGCTGTATTAATTCTTTGCATTAA
- a CDS encoding histidine phosphatase family protein, whose translation MTLNLYLLRHGETTFSQSGNFCGATDAELTSEGIQMARSFADVYQKLKWEAVYASPMKRTIATAKPFCDATGMEMQLRDGLREGSYGAWEAKSKSFAQENYADNYVKWMTEPAWNAPIGGETAVEIANRSMTVIAEIQEKHPQGNVLVVSHKATIRIILCSLLGIDLGRYRYRVNILVASVSMVKFDVNGPLLEILGDRHHIPDHLRSRPGT comes from the coding sequence ATGACACTCAATTTATACTTACTGCGACATGGAGAAACTACTTTTAGTCAAAGTGGTAATTTCTGCGGTGCAACTGATGCGGAGTTGACATCAGAAGGAATACAGATGGCCAGGAGTTTTGCTGATGTTTATCAAAAATTGAAGTGGGAAGCAGTCTATGCTAGCCCCATGAAGCGCACAATTGCAACTGCCAAGCCATTTTGTGATGCTACTGGTATGGAGATGCAGTTGCGAGATGGACTCAGAGAAGGTAGTTACGGCGCATGGGAGGCTAAGAGTAAATCCTTTGCTCAAGAAAATTACGCAGATAACTATGTAAAATGGATGACAGAACCTGCTTGGAATGCACCAATAGGTGGAGAAACGGCGGTAGAGATTGCAAACCGTTCTATGACGGTAATTGCTGAAATTCAAGAAAAACATCCCCAAGGAAATGTTTTAGTAGTTTCCCATAAAGCCACGATTCGGATTATACTTTGCAGTTTGCTGGGAATTGATTTAGGACGCTATCGCTATCGGGTGAATATTTTAGTTGCGTCCGTAAGTATGGTTAAATTTGATGTTAATGGGCCTTTGTTAGAAATATTAGGCGATCGCCATCATATACCCGATCATCTCCGCTCTCGTCCAGGAACTTAA
- a CDS encoding PstS family phosphate ABC transporter substrate-binding protein, which translates to MNAVATKLALAFGILAVASSCTATSNSSTQTQQSPVVTEVTNSEQVAKVTIDGSSTVYPITQAIAKEFQANSKNNTQIQVNFSGTGGGFEKFCTGKTDINNASRPISQAEMAACNKNSVRYIELPIAFDALTIVVHPQNDWAKDITIAELKKIWEPGAEGKITRWNQVRSTWPDRPLNLYGAGKQSGTFDYFTEAITGKAKASRNDYTASEDDEVLVDGIVKDPNALGYFGYAYYEEHKNKLKLLAVDSGKGAILPSRETVEKSKYQPLSRPLFIYVNPWSAKDKSAVYQFVDFYIKQAPKTVPIVGYVPLPNEAYHIDYVHLNQGKAGTVFGGKAQLDLTISELLRKQKQF; encoded by the coding sequence ATGAACGCAGTAGCAACAAAATTGGCTCTCGCATTTGGGATATTAGCTGTAGCAAGTAGTTGTACAGCCACATCCAATTCATCAACTCAAACTCAACAGTCACCAGTCGTCACCGAAGTCACTAATTCTGAACAGGTGGCGAAAGTTACCATTGATGGTTCGAGTACGGTGTATCCGATTACCCAGGCGATCGCTAAAGAGTTTCAAGCCAACTCTAAAAATAATACACAAATTCAAGTAAATTTTTCCGGTACAGGCGGCGGATTTGAAAAATTCTGTACTGGTAAAACAGATATTAATAATGCCTCTCGACCAATTTCTCAGGCAGAGATGGCAGCTTGTAACAAAAACAGTGTGAGGTATATAGAATTACCTATTGCTTTTGATGCCTTAACAATTGTGGTTCATCCCCAGAATGACTGGGCAAAAGATATTACAATTGCTGAATTGAAGAAGATTTGGGAACCTGGAGCAGAAGGCAAAATCACCCGTTGGAATCAAGTCCGCTCAACTTGGCCAGATCGTCCACTGAATTTATATGGTGCGGGTAAACAGTCTGGGACATTTGACTATTTCACAGAAGCTATTACAGGTAAAGCCAAAGCCAGTCGTAATGACTATACAGCTAGTGAAGACGATGAAGTTTTAGTGGATGGAATTGTCAAAGATCCAAATGCTTTGGGTTACTTTGGCTATGCCTACTATGAAGAGCATAAGAATAAGCTCAAATTGCTAGCCGTAGATAGTGGTAAAGGTGCAATTCTACCATCACGAGAAACTGTTGAAAAATCCAAGTATCAACCACTTTCTCGACCCTTATTTATCTACGTTAATCCTTGGTCAGCCAAAGATAAAAGTGCAGTTTACCAATTTGTAGATTTCTACATTAAACAAGCACCGAAAACTGTACCTATAGTGGGTTATGTACCTTTACCAAATGAAGCCTATCACATCGATTATGTGCATTTAAACCAAGGTAAAGCCGGCACAGTTTTTGGTGGCAAAGCGCAATTAGACCTAACAATTAGCGAATTGTTACGCAAACAAAAGCAGTTTTAG
- a CDS encoding Uma2 family endonuclease, with protein MTAIVTTNSTLVEFLQLPYIDESPAWEYINGQAIQKTMPGGKHSLLQKRLVGVIDTAGSNYEAFPELRCTVGNRSIVADIAVVASNEIPLDENGDISSTGINFAPAWIIEILSPDQSQTRVTGNILHCMRNGTQLGWLIDTYERSIIVYRLACLPDILSGADVLPVLEGMNLTLDVNDIFAWLQRVS; from the coding sequence ATGACAGCTATAGTTACAACAAACAGCACATTAGTAGAATTTTTACAACTTCCATATATAGATGAGTCACCAGCATGGGAATATATTAACGGACAGGCAATTCAAAAAACTATGCCAGGTGGAAAACATAGCCTTTTACAAAAACGTTTAGTGGGAGTAATTGATACAGCAGGAAGTAATTACGAAGCTTTTCCTGAATTGCGTTGTACTGTCGGTAATCGTTCCATAGTTGCTGATATTGCAGTAGTGGCTAGTAACGAAATTCCATTAGATGAAAATGGCGATATTAGCAGCACGGGTATTAATTTTGCACCAGCTTGGATAATTGAAATTCTCTCACCTGATCAAAGTCAAACTAGAGTAACAGGTAATATTCTGCACTGTATGAGAAATGGTACTCAACTAGGATGGTTAATAGATACCTATGAACGCTCAATTATAGTTTATCGTTTAGCTTGCCTCCCCGATATATTATCAGGAGCAGATGTATTACCAGTCCTAGAAGGTATGAATTTAACGCTGGACGTTAATGATATCTTTGCTTGGTTGCAAAGAGTTAGCTAA
- the arsJ gene encoding organoarsenical effux MFS transporter ArsJ translates to MTTTASKANFKNYILVTLAYWGFTITDGALRMLVLLYFNKIGYTPLQIASLFLFYEVFGIVTNFLGGWIGSQLGLKVTLYTGIGLQIFSLVMLAYLNPSWAQWFAVLFVMTAQAFSGIAKDLTKMSSKSAIRLVVPQDAQSALFKWVAVLTGSKNALKGVGFFVGSALLGGFGFVNSLLIMAGGLFLLMFTGLMLPKGMGKIKKKVKFSQLFSKSPEINILSAARFFLFGSRDVWFVVALPVFLREVLGWSFYQVGGFLALWVIGYGIIQSSAPTLIRRFGSGRPPQSKTIQFWTFTLTAVPAAIALALQLGIPANIAIVGGLLLFGVVFAFNSAVHSYLVLAFTDDDKVALNVGFYYMANSGGRLAGTVLSGLVYQWLGLVGCLWTSMFLVLGAAVVSVKLPDPKPSKAIAWKAGEGD, encoded by the coding sequence ATGACTACTACAGCATCTAAAGCAAATTTCAAAAACTATATTCTGGTAACACTTGCCTATTGGGGTTTCACCATTACAGATGGTGCGCTGAGAATGCTAGTGTTGCTCTACTTCAATAAAATTGGCTATACGCCATTACAAATCGCTTCTCTATTCTTGTTTTACGAAGTCTTTGGCATTGTCACTAATTTTTTAGGCGGTTGGATTGGTTCACAATTAGGATTAAAAGTAACTCTTTATACTGGCATTGGATTGCAGATTTTCTCTTTGGTGATGCTGGCGTATCTGAATCCCAGTTGGGCGCAGTGGTTTGCAGTCTTGTTTGTGATGACGGCTCAGGCATTTTCTGGAATTGCCAAAGACTTAACTAAGATGAGTTCTAAAAGTGCGATTCGGTTGGTAGTTCCTCAAGATGCTCAGTCTGCTTTGTTTAAGTGGGTGGCGGTGCTGACTGGTTCTAAAAATGCTCTCAAGGGAGTTGGTTTTTTTGTTGGTAGTGCTTTGTTGGGTGGATTTGGTTTTGTCAATTCCTTATTAATAATGGCAGGTGGTTTATTCCTGCTGATGTTTACTGGCTTGATGCTGCCGAAAGGCATGGGCAAAATTAAGAAGAAAGTTAAATTTAGCCAACTGTTTTCTAAGAGTCCAGAAATTAATATTCTTTCGGCTGCCCGATTCTTTTTATTCGGTTCGCGGGATGTGTGGTTTGTGGTGGCCTTACCTGTGTTCTTGCGTGAGGTTTTAGGTTGGTCTTTTTATCAAGTTGGTGGATTTTTAGCGTTGTGGGTGATTGGCTATGGCATTATTCAATCATCAGCACCAACACTAATTAGACGCTTTGGTTCTGGTCGTCCGCCACAGTCTAAAACTATCCAGTTTTGGACATTTACCTTAACAGCCGTGCCAGCTGCGATCGCCCTTGCTCTACAATTAGGTATCCCCGCTAATATCGCCATTGTGGGGGGACTGCTGTTATTTGGTGTGGTGTTTGCCTTTAACTCTGCGGTTCACTCTTATCTGGTGTTAGCTTTTACCGATGATGACAAAGTAGCCCTGAATGTTGGCTTCTATTATATGGCTAACTCCGGCGGTAGGTTAGCTGGTACGGTTTTATCTGGCTTGGTATATCAATGGCTGGGGTTGGTAGGTTGTCTGTGGACATCGATGTTTTTGGTACTAGGGGCAGCCGTAGTTTCAGTGAAATTACCCGACCCGAAACCCAGTAAAGCGATCGCCTGGAAAGCCGGAGAGGGAGACTAA
- a CDS encoding ArsJ-associated glyceraldehyde-3-phosphate dehydrogenase — MKIRVGINGFGRMGRLALRAAWGWPELEFVHINEIKGGAVTAAHLLKFDSVHGRWTPEVEAEGERVLIDGIPLSFTEYAKPGDVPWEDFGVDIVLECSGKFRTPATLDPYFKRGVQKVIVAAPVKEEALNIVMGVNDNLYEPDKHHLLTAASCTTNCLAPVVKVIHEGLGIKHGIITTIHDNTNTQTLVDAPHKDLRRARASSLSLIPTTTGSATAIGLIYPELNGKLNGVAVRVPLLNASLTDCVFEVVQPTTVEEINSLLKAASEQAPLKGILGYEERPLVSIDYKDDPRSSIIDALSTMVVDETQVKILAWYDNEWGYVNRMVELARKVALNLR; from the coding sequence ATGAAAATTCGTGTTGGCATTAACGGTTTTGGTAGGATGGGACGGCTAGCACTGCGAGCTGCTTGGGGTTGGCCAGAACTAGAATTTGTTCATATTAATGAAATCAAAGGTGGGGCTGTAACAGCAGCTCATTTACTCAAGTTTGATTCTGTACATGGACGCTGGACACCCGAAGTAGAAGCAGAAGGTGAACGAGTTCTCATTGATGGTATACCCCTCAGCTTTACTGAGTATGCTAAACCAGGTGATGTACCTTGGGAAGATTTCGGTGTGGATATAGTGCTGGAATGTTCTGGTAAGTTTCGCACACCTGCCACCCTTGACCCCTATTTTAAGCGGGGAGTGCAGAAGGTAATTGTAGCTGCTCCGGTGAAGGAAGAAGCTTTAAATATAGTCATGGGGGTAAATGATAATCTCTATGAACCTGACAAACATCACCTATTAACTGCGGCTTCTTGTACAACCAACTGTTTAGCACCAGTAGTCAAAGTTATTCATGAAGGCTTGGGTATTAAACATGGAATTATTACTACCATCCATGACAACACCAATACTCAAACCCTAGTCGATGCACCTCACAAAGATTTGCGTCGGGCGCGTGCTAGCAGTCTCTCGTTAATTCCTACCACTACAGGATCTGCTACAGCCATCGGGTTAATTTATCCCGAACTCAACGGTAAACTTAACGGTGTTGCAGTCAGAGTCCCACTACTTAACGCTTCGTTGACAGACTGTGTGTTTGAGGTAGTACAACCTACCACAGTAGAAGAAATTAACAGCCTGTTAAAAGCTGCTTCTGAACAAGCACCCCTGAAAGGCATCCTTGGCTATGAGGAGCGTCCTTTAGTATCTATTGACTACAAAGATGATCCTCGTTCTTCCATTATTGATGCCCTTTCCACGATGGTGGTTGACGAGACACAAGTAAAAATTCTGGCTTGGTATGACAACGAATGGGGTTACGTCAACCGCATGGTTGAACTCGCTCGTAAAGTTGCATTGAATCTTCGTTAG
- a CDS encoding 1-acyl-sn-glycerol-3-phosphate acyltransferase, whose amino-acid sequence MFNQHSASLIHSSATTTQQPYQFSWVDWFCLWYPPGWLILFNRHWQHYHADPDGWHWLEYLLFLIPGGFYLAFLSRWLRLGCRSPRTEIVEFNPDYQRAFREEILAFIVKYYFRGELHQVDNLPSTGALIVAMNHAGMCFPWDFISLGYLLGEKQGWTVQPVAGVSLFEHPWMVWWLPPKWSQVLGGVRAELADFEEAISQGKTLLYAPEGLRGPLKGWGKRYQLQKFDVSFLQLSDRYHIPILPVVCIGSESLHPWTVNLQKLQRLFNLPFCPISPLMFILILFPSMGVWAMKTRLRYFVQPLATINSKIECNHQGSNSRRLVYQQANQLREQLQMQINQRLTQLSSISKVCG is encoded by the coding sequence GTGTTTAATCAACATTCTGCAAGTCTGATACATTCTTCAGCAACTACAACTCAGCAACCATATCAATTTAGCTGGGTTGACTGGTTTTGTTTGTGGTATCCTCCTGGGTGGTTAATTTTATTTAACCGTCATTGGCAACATTATCACGCAGATCCCGACGGTTGGCATTGGCTAGAATATTTACTATTTTTAATTCCTGGGGGATTTTATCTGGCGTTTTTGAGTCGATGGTTGCGTTTGGGTTGTCGTTCTCCTCGAACAGAAATTGTAGAATTTAATCCTGACTATCAACGGGCTTTTCGTGAAGAAATTTTAGCTTTTATTGTGAAATATTATTTTCGCGGAGAATTGCACCAAGTAGATAATTTACCCTCTACAGGTGCGTTAATTGTGGCTATGAACCATGCAGGGATGTGTTTTCCTTGGGACTTTATTAGTTTGGGTTATTTGTTAGGGGAAAAACAGGGTTGGACAGTGCAACCTGTAGCGGGAGTATCATTATTTGAACATCCTTGGATGGTGTGGTGGCTACCTCCAAAATGGTCGCAGGTTTTGGGTGGTGTGCGTGCAGAATTGGCTGATTTTGAGGAGGCTATTTCCCAGGGTAAAACTTTGTTATATGCACCGGAAGGTTTACGCGGCCCCTTGAAAGGTTGGGGGAAACGCTATCAACTGCAAAAATTTGATGTGAGTTTTTTACAGTTAAGCGATCGCTATCATATTCCGATTTTGCCAGTCGTTTGTATTGGTAGCGAATCTTTACATCCTTGGACAGTCAACTTACAAAAGTTACAAAGACTATTTAATTTACCCTTTTGTCCCATCTCGCCTTTAATGTTCATACTCATTCTCTTTCCTTCAATGGGAGTTTGGGCAATGAAAACTCGCCTACGTTATTTTGTTCAACCATTAGCAACCATCAACAGCAAAATAGAGTGTAATCACCAAGGCAGTAATAGTAGAAGATTAGTTTATCAACAAGCCAATCAATTGCGCGAACAATTACAAATGCAAATTAACCAACGACTAACTCAATTGTCTTCCATTTCAAAAGTCTGTGGTTAA
- a CDS encoding helix-turn-helix transcriptional regulator: MQFPNATTTSLIVAGFHALSDPIRINVLELLRQRELCVCDLCEALGVSQSKLSFHLKTLKEAGLVNSRQQGRWIYYSLNLPQFAVLEQYLADFHRLGQILPARCCDNIS; this comes from the coding sequence ATGCAATTTCCTAATGCTACCACTACCAGCTTGATTGTTGCAGGCTTTCACGCACTTTCTGACCCCATTAGAATTAATGTTTTAGAATTACTACGTCAGCGTGAATTGTGCGTTTGTGACTTATGTGAAGCCTTGGGGGTGAGTCAGTCCAAATTATCTTTTCATTTGAAGACCTTGAAAGAAGCTGGTTTAGTTAACTCTCGTCAGCAAGGGCGTTGGATTTATTACAGCCTCAATTTACCTCAATTTGCTGTTTTAGAGCAGTATTTAGCAGATTTCCACCGCTTGGGTCAGATATTACCAGCACGTTGCTGTGATAACATTTCCTAA
- a CDS encoding ArsI/CadI family heavy metal resistance metalloenzyme — protein MTAMKTHVALNVTNLEKSVTFYRAMFGLEPVKYKADYAKFDISNPALNLTLNLTNSVQTGGALSHLGVQVESSDEVKSAIKRFTDAGLALFREDNTDCCYALQDKVWVTDPDGNRWEVFVVKVADTAPEKNVVTTAAGEVQTVNKPCCA, from the coding sequence ATGACAGCTATGAAAACTCATGTCGCTTTGAATGTGACTAATCTTGAAAAGTCCGTGACTTTTTATCGGGCTATGTTTGGCTTAGAACCTGTAAAATACAAAGCTGACTATGCCAAATTTGATATTTCTAACCCAGCTTTAAATCTGACACTCAATTTAACTAATAGTGTGCAGACTGGCGGCGCATTGTCTCATTTAGGTGTACAAGTTGAAAGTAGCGACGAGGTAAAATCAGCTATCAAACGTTTTACAGATGCAGGACTAGCATTATTTAGAGAGGACAACACCGATTGTTGCTACGCTTTGCAAGATAAAGTGTGGGTGACAGATCCCGATGGCAACCGTTGGGAGGTTTTTGTTGTAAAAGTAGCAGATACAGCACCAGAAAAAAATGTGGTCACGACTGCTGCGGGAGAAGTTCAGACTGTTAATAAACCTTGTTGTGCATAG
- the arsC gene encoding arsenate reductase, glutathione/glutaredoxin type — MRNVMFVCKHNSRRSQMAEGFARTLGEGKINVTSSGLAINEVDPITVQVMSEVGIDISQQYSKPLDNFNPKDYDIVISLCGCGVNLPEAWVIREVFEDWQLDDPEGESIDTFRRVRDEVKERVVKLISSLS, encoded by the coding sequence ATGAGAAATGTGATGTTTGTCTGCAAGCATAACTCCCGCCGTTCTCAAATGGCAGAAGGTTTTGCACGAACATTAGGAGAGGGAAAAATTAACGTTACAAGTTCAGGTTTGGCAATCAATGAAGTAGATCCCATCACTGTGCAAGTCATGTCAGAAGTTGGTATTGATATTAGTCAGCAGTATTCTAAACCTTTAGATAATTTCAACCCCAAAGATTACGATATAGTCATTTCTTTATGTGGTTGTGGTGTGAATTTACCAGAAGCTTGGGTTATTAGAGAAGTATTTGAAGATTGGCAATTAGATGACCCCGAAGGAGAATCTATAGACACATTTCGCCGTGTTCGTGATGAAGTCAAAGAAAGAGTTGTAAAATTAATTTCATCTCTTAGCTAA
- the rppA gene encoding two-component system response regulator RppA, which yields MKILLVDDEVELTDPLSRVLTREGYTVDAAYHGAVGREMAQSGSYDLLILDWMLPGKTGLEICQELRNQGQITPVLFLTAKDTLDDRVKGLDAGADDYLVKPFELRELLARVRALLRRSGSQSYETTTARLTVADLELDYDNQVAYRQGRVIELSQKESQLLQYFMERTGQLLTHAQILQYLWQDEEQPSSNVIAALIRLLRRKIEVGKEEPLIHTVYGKGYRFGTSSVE from the coding sequence ATGAAAATTTTACTCGTTGATGATGAAGTAGAACTCACCGATCCTTTAAGCCGTGTCTTAACGCGGGAAGGTTACACCGTCGATGCGGCTTATCATGGTGCAGTCGGTAGAGAAATGGCACAGTCAGGTAGTTATGACTTATTAATTTTAGACTGGATGCTGCCTGGTAAAACTGGCTTGGAAATTTGCCAGGAATTACGTAATCAAGGACAAATTACCCCTGTTTTGTTTCTCACAGCTAAAGATACATTAGATGATAGGGTAAAAGGTTTAGATGCTGGTGCGGATGACTATTTAGTCAAACCCTTTGAACTGCGGGAATTATTGGCTAGAGTCCGCGCCTTGTTGCGGCGTTCAGGTTCGCAAAGCTATGAAACAACTACAGCCAGATTAACTGTAGCTGATTTAGAACTGGACTATGATAATCAAGTCGCCTACCGTCAAGGTAGAGTCATTGAACTTTCCCAGAAAGAAAGTCAGCTGTTGCAATATTTTATGGAACGTACGGGACAGTTACTCACTCACGCCCAAATTTTGCAATATCTTTGGCAAGATGAAGAACAACCTAGCAGTAATGTGATAGCTGCTTTAATTCGGCTACTGCGGCGGAAAATTGAGGTAGGTAAGGAAGAACCCTTAATTCATACAGTTTATGGTAAGGGCTATCGTTTTGGAACTTCATCTGTAGAGTAA
- a CDS encoding Uma2 family endonuclease: MLLELKRIYIPPGQTVVLRDVTWQELETILEELGEHRAARIAYDRGMLEIMAPLPEHEYGKEIISDLLKALLEELDTEFISLGSTTFKNQFMAQGIEPDQCFYIKNEPQIRGKNRLDLTIDPPPDLALEIDITSRTHPKIYQSLQVPELWRFEKGNLQINVLQDGIYIESETSLIFPNLPLIDVIPQYLEQSKIIGRNTTIKNFRIWVRQQLIGGS, translated from the coding sequence ATGTTATTAGAACTCAAGCGCATCTATATTCCACCTGGACAAACAGTAGTGTTACGAGATGTAACTTGGCAAGAATTAGAAACCATTCTCGAAGAGTTAGGAGAACACCGCGCCGCCCGCATTGCTTATGATAGGGGAATGTTAGAAATTATGGCACCATTGCCAGAGCATGAATACGGTAAAGAAATTATTAGCGATTTATTGAAGGCACTGTTAGAAGAACTAGACACCGAATTTATTAGTCTTGGTTCTACCACCTTCAAGAATCAATTCATGGCTCAAGGTATAGAACCTGACCAGTGTTTTTATATCAAAAACGAACCTCAAATTCGTGGCAAAAATAGACTAGATTTAACGATAGATCCTCCACCAGATTTAGCCTTAGAAATTGATATTACTTCTCGCACCCATCCCAAAATTTATCAATCGCTGCAAGTACCAGAATTGTGGCGGTTTGAAAAAGGTAATCTACAAATTAATGTTTTGCAAGATGGTATTTATATAGAATCTGAAACTAGCTTAATTTTTCCCAACTTGCCTTTAATTGATGTCATACCCCAATACCTGGAGCAAAGTAAAATCATTGGCAGAAACACTACTATCAAGAACTTTCGGATTTGGGTAAGACAGCAGCTAATTGGCGGATCATAA